The window TTCGCGCTCGATGACGATGTCGCCCGGCAGCCGGCCGAGCCCGAGCTTCAGGATCCACGGCCACAGGAGTCCCGCCACGAGCAGGACGGCGCCGAGGATGATGAGGGTCCGTGCCATGCCTCATCAGCGCATCGTTTCGACACCGCGTTCCGAACCGACGAGCAGGACATCGGCCGGGCGGCGCGCGAACACGCCGTTACACACCACCCCGGGGATCTGGTCGATCTCGCCCTCCAGGCGCGCGGGCTCCGGGATCTTCGTGTGATGGACATCCAGGATCACGTTGCCGTTATCGGTGACGAAGCCCTG is drawn from Pseudomonadota bacterium and contains these coding sequences:
- a CDS encoding DUF2905 domain-containing protein — encoded protein: MARTLIILGAVLLVAGLLWPWILKLGLGRLPGDIVIEREGFRFYFPIVTGLLVSLVVSALLWLFRR